The Achromobacter spanius genome includes the window GCGTTTGCGCAGCAGCATGACTGACAGGTTGCCCTTGTAGGCCGTGCCGCGGTACGGCACCATCGACACGCCCGCCTGCAACTGCTTGGTGGTGCCGCCGTAGATGATGGGCTCTTCGAAGCCGGCCACGGTCTGGCGATAGGTGGACTTGCTGGCGCCGGCAAAGACGCTCCAGTAGCCAAACGGCACGCTGTAGTTCACGGACGCGGCGCGCGTGTTGGAGTTTGCATCGCGCCAACGCGCGTTGCTGTTCCATGAGACCGATAGCTGGTCGTACAGGAACAAGGGGGAATCCAGCGTCAGCCCGGCGTTGACCTGGTACTTGCCCACGGAATCCATGCCGCCGTTGTCGCCGCCCACGTAGCCGTGCCAGCGCTTGCCCGTGCCGGGCTTGATCAGGATGTCGGAGTCGCCCAGCTCGGGGCCGGGCGCGATGTCGATGGCCGCGTCCGCCTGACTGCCCAGGCGCCGGATGTTCTCAAGCGCCTGGTCCAGGTCGCGCTGGTTCAGTTCGCCGCCCGGCCCCGTGGGCAAGGCGGTACGCCACCAGCCGATAGCGCCCTTGCCCTTGACGGCCGAGATGCGGCCGGGCAGATAGCGCAACGTCAGGGTGCCCGCCGCCAGCGATTGCTCGGGCACGACGACACGCGCGGTGACCTGGCCGTTGTCGATCAGCAGGTTGATCAGGTATTCCTGCAGGGCGCGCAAGCCCTTGCCGCCCACGCATTGGCCGACAACGACCGCGGCGGCGCGGGCAAGCGATTGGGGCGGTTTCGCGCCATCCCAAATGACTTCACGCAGCAGAAAGCAAGGCGTCTCAGCAGGAAGGACCAGACCGCGCGCGGCGTCCGGCGCTGGCGCCGACAGCACATCGGGCCGTTCGGCCGCGCGGGCGCGCTGGGCGTCAACTTCTTGCTCCTGACGGCGTTGGATTTCCGTGCCGCGCAACACGGCATCAGGCACCGATTGCGCCAACGCCGCCGCGCTGCTCGCTACCCCGCAAATCATCACCGTCCACCGCAACTGCCGGAATCCGCTCATACGACTGGACGCAAACGGACAACCGCCACTGCGCCGCCTCCTGTAGATGTAATTGGCGGGAATTTTGCTACGCGAAACTATATATTGCAATATATATCCATTACATTTTTATTTGAATATTGGGACTTACCGCTTTTTGATGACCAAATCAGCCAACTTGATCGCTTTTGTCCACATTTCGCGAGGCGGATTAGCAGCTTCGTAATAAATCGCGATTTTCCGTTGGCTTCCGTCATCGCCCATGCCAATACCTCGCGCCCTCAACCCGCTGCGACCACACCCGTAGCCCGCGCGCGCTGGATTCCGCCATCACCGCGCCATCCCGGTCGCTACGCCAGAACGCCGCGCCCGCGCGTAGCCAGCGTCGTTCCACCGCCGGAGCGGGATGACGAAAGCGGTTCAAATGGCCGGCCTGGGCTATCGCATGAGTGGCCTGTACCGCACGCACCCAATCCCGTCCGGATGACGACGCCGACCCATGATGCGGAGCCAGCACCACGTCAGCCCGCTCCACCCCGCGCGCCACCAGTGCGCGTTCCTGCGCCACGCCGATATCGCCCGTCAGCAGCAGCGCATGGCTGGCGCCCTGCACGCGCAGCACGCAACTGTCGGCGTTCTTGTCTGCCGGCGCGCCGCTGCCGCCGTTGGCGGGATGCAGAAATGTGAACCGCACGCCGTCCACCTCCCACGCGTCATCGCGGCGGCAGCGCAACATGCGATCGGGCAGCGTGGGAAGTGCGCCGGGCGCGGCTTGGCCCGGTGCCCGCAACGGCACCTTCCCACTCACCGGCCCAGCCACCGGCCACACACTGGCATCGCGTCGCACGAAAGCCGCCACATCAAACGACGCATAACTCAACCGCACCGGCACCGCCGCCAGCACCGCGCGCGCACCGCCCACATGGTCCTGGTCGGCGTGCGACAGCACCAGCACATCCAGCGCGGTAATGCCGCGCGCCTGCATGAACGGCGCCAGCACCCGCTCGCCCGCATCGCTGCCGCCGTAATGACGCGGCCCCGCATCGAACAGCAATGTCTGCGTCGCCGTCTCGACCAGGATGGCGCTGCCCTGCCCCACGTCCAGCGCGCTCATGCGCCAATGGCCTGGCTCGGGCTTGTCCGGCCGCCAGCACAGCAACGGCAGCATGCACACCCAACCCAATTGCCGCGCCGGCCATCCGCGTGCCTGCAGGGCCCAGACCATGCCCGCCACGGCCAACAACAGCCACGGCCAGGGCGCGGCCGCCACCGCAAAGCTGGCCCAGTCCGCATTGCCTACCCACACCACCGGAACCATCGTGGCATCAAAAGCGGCCAGCCCCACCTGCGCCGCCCAAGCCGCCGCCGCTTGCCCGCCAGGCAATACCGACAGCGCCGCGCACAACAAGGCCAAGGGCGTCACGATGAACGTCACCGACGGAATCGCCACCGCATTGGCCAGCGGCGAGCCCACCGACACCTGGTACACCAGAAACGCCAGCAAGGGCGTCAGCCCCAAGGTCACCAGCAACTGCAAGCGCGTCGCCTGCGCAAGCCGGCTTGCCCAACGCTGGCGCCACCCGGCCTCGGCATCAAACGGCAGGTCGGCAATGCGCAGCAGTATTGCCACCGCCCCGAACGACAACCAGAACCCCGCCGACAGCGGCGCCCACGGATCCAGCGCCACCACGCCCGCCCCCGCGCACGCCAACACCCTGCCCGCGGTCAACGGCAGCCGCGACATCGCCGCCGCCAGCACCACCGACAACATGAAGAACGTGCGCCGCGCCGGCACGCCCCAGCCCGCCAACAGGCAGTACAGCAAGGCCACCACGGCCGCCGCCGCCCCACCCGCTACGCGCGACGGCGTGAACTCCGCCAAGCCCACGCCCCGCCATCGCGCGCGCCGCCAGGCCGCCGCCACCAGCACGCCCGCAATGCCCGCGATGGACGTCACGTGCATGCCGCTGATCGACACCAGATGCGTAATGCCGCTGCGGTTGAAGATGCGCCAATCATCGCGTGCTGGTGAATGACATTAAAGTCCTGTTCTATGCCAATAAGTTCTGTTCTGGCAACTTTGTGACAATAAGTCCTAGTCCACAGCGGATTTTGGGATGAGATAGCGTGACATTAAAGGTTCTGGTCCGCCTTGCTACGCAGCCTGTTTTCGCCGAACTTGCTGTCAGGAATAGAACGCCCTCCTGGCTGAGGATCTGCACCTCCCTCAGCCCTAACAACGAAGAAATTTGGAGATTTGCTCATTCTTTGAGCAAATCTGCGCAGTTATGACAATAAGTTCTGTTCCAGCTTCTGGCATGACATTAGAGTTCTGTTCCCGCAATGTGGTACGCAGCTCAACCAACAGGTAGCTTGTTTCCAAGAATACCCCTGGGGCTTGCGGTATCCCGTGTCACCCTGTCAAACGGCCTAGGTCGCAAAATTACGCTGAGCTAGCACACGCTCAATTTCCTTTTTCACCAGCGCAGGCAGCGAAAAATTACGCCATAGTTCTTCGTTATCGATTAGCCACTGAAGGACCTCGGACTCAGACAGGGTATCAGCTGTTATCAGCTCTGACACAGCGATGGTCGAGGTCCTAGATAGCCCAATTCCGATCAGGGAAATCTGCGTCTGCTGGCTTACGCCCAGCTCCAAAAATACGTTAAATTGTGGAAGTTGCTCAATCAAATCCTCTCGACCTATCTCGAGGAGGTGCTGCTTCAACACATCGCAATAACAGCTCAACCCTCGCGGTGCCTCAAAGCGTGCAATCTGCTCAACCTCATTCATTACACTCCTAATCTCAGTGGCATCCGATGGTAGATTGCCTTTGCTCTTGAGATAGTTGATTCTTTCTTCAATAAGCCGAGCCAACGGAAAACCTCGCATCCACCGCGTGACTAACAACGCCAGCATAAACGCCCGACCGCCTTCGGGGCCAAGGTTTGGGCACGCGCGCCGGCACAGCCTTCCGAAGATGGCTGCGTAGACTTTAGCAGCATCGTTGCTCGAAGGATCTGCGGGGAGCAGTTCCTCGACGTCCCCCTGGCGCTCGCGGAAATACTGAAGAAGTTCATCAAGCGCGAAAGGGCTAATACCAGGGTTACGCGAGATGATCTCAGGCCAGATGGCGAGTCCATGAACTGCTTGCTTCACCGTTTCTGCCAGCTGGTCTAAGGTATCCGGCGGATATCTATCAGACCATGGAGCATTGCGAAGCCCCTCATAGCGAACGTGAGCCCCAGCCAAATAAGAGAAAACATACTCTAATTCCGGATGCCGTTTTGCCTTGTCGAGCGGTGCACGTTCTCTTATGAACTCAATGAGTTCTGCCGGGTCGGACAGAACAACGTCGGTTGTCCGTTGAATAGGCTGTCTCGTTCGTTTACGAGGAGGACCATCTTCGCCCCATAGGTCCTTTCGATCAGGATCGATACAGAAAATATTCCCTTGAAATTCTTTCCCCCACCTTCCTGCCCGGCCCGCAAGGTTCCAAAAGTCTTCGGATGACAACGGGTGCCCGCGCCCTTTGGTTGGTCCCCGCATGAATACATTTCGGCACGCCATGTTGACCCCCTCGATGAGGGTCGAGGTACACACCAAGTACTTGATGGTGCCAACACTAAAGAGACGCTCAATTTCCTCCCGGATCAACAAAGGCATATTGCCATAGTGGAACGCTACGCCTCGCCGAAGACAAGTAACTAAGGAAAATTTTTTGTGAACGCCGTGTTGCGCCAATTCAATTAAGGCCTGGAGATCCTTTTTTGAATCCCCTTCAACATCGGTGCCAATCAAGTCGTAAAGCTGTCCAGCAGCCTTCTCTGCATCGGCGGCACCATTCACATAAACGACGTTTCCTTGCGAATCGCCTCCAACCGCATGAGCCAAAAAGGACAAGCGTTTGCTCTCTGCGCTAGGTCTGGAGCTAAGCTCAATCTCCCCCAATAGAACACTGCGGTCTGCCATGCAAAGCGAGACATCCCAGACCTTCGGCTTGTAGAGGCGCTGCGTCACCCAAAAAAGATTCTGAATAACTGTGGCATATTCACTCGTAACCGACTTCTTTGACGTACCTTCACGCGCGTCGGCCATCAATAATTCTGGGTTGCTCGTCATTGGACTGGCGAACAACACCCGTATTGCAGGACTTGTAGAACTTAGCCGCTCAATAACGTCTTGTAGCAGCACCCCCCGCTGACGGTCACCCACCTTGTGAGCTTCGTCCACGATGAGGGCTTGAACTGTTAGTTCTGGCTGTATCGAAAGAAGAATATGAAGACGCTCTTGCGTAAAGACAAACACACGCCTTTTAATAAAATCAGCCCTATCATCAGCTTTAAACAGGGGTAGTGCTGATACCGACACCTCACCTAAGCCTTCGCTAGCCAGCAAATTCCGAAGGTCTCGTTCCACCTGACTAATGAGTGCCCTGGTCGGGACGAGGTAAACGACGGTACCTACAGAAAAAGAACGCATCAAATCACAAATCCACCTAGCTAAAATGAAAGACTTACCGGCAGATGTGGGGGCTGAAACTGATACCCAATCATGAGACTGGACCTCTTCCCAGAGTCTTTTCTGGAAAGCATTCACCCGCAATGATTTTTCGTTCTGGACGGTAATCGACTGTTCGTAGGTACGGCGGAAGTAATCAAGACGGGCGACGCCCGGCAAACGTGACTGAAACAGAGGGCGAAGCAAGTTACGCTGAACCGCCAACTCAATGGCTGGATGATTCGCAAGGGTATCAAGTATCAACGCAGCAGAATCTCGCTGAACCTCGGTCGGGTTCTCATTGCAGAGACACGCTTGCGCTATTAAAAGCGCAGCGATCTGAGATGCCCCTTTTTCGGACTGTGCAAGGAAGCTTGCAGCAAGCAGGAGATACCCCCAGTCATGTGTGATATCCCGGTGTTCTTCGCATCGGGTAAATCGCAAACCTAGCTCATCACAAGCAGAATCAATCACAACATTATCAGATTGCCGGAGGAACCCGGGAACTTCAAGCAACCAACTTCCAAGATCACGCAGTGCCACTCGGAGTCCTCCTCTGCTTTGGTGTCCGTGGTGGATTAACCGGCATCTCTGGGGTCAGCACCTCTCTGCGACCTTTCTTTGGCCTGGCCTCTTTCTTAGAAGGCGTTGAACTCTTGGCGCCGTTCAATTCGCCTTGGGGCTGCAATCCGAGTTGCTTGCGGAGCAGCTGCCTGAAGTCTTCAGCTGAAGGAAATGGTACGAACAAGAAGTGCATTGAAAAAGCCCCTAGACTCTCTTCATCAATTCGCTTCTTTACATGCTCCTTCCAAGTTGGAAGCGTTGCGGCAATTTGCTTTGCGAGCTCACTGGCTACTGCCGTAGACGGGCCTTGTGGATAAACATCACAGTCAAAACCAACGAGGCATAGCCCTCTGAATTCGAGCGAATTGAAGCTTTCCGAGTCGGGATCAAGAAACTTCTTAAGAGCGTCCTCCAGTTGTGAATCATCGAGATCGGCATGCCTCTGGAGTAGATGGAGATCCCGTTGACTAGCGGAATGCTCAGTAAGCATTGGAGCAACTGAAGCCAGGCACTCACGGACCGCACTGGTGATGTCTCCGTATATTTTCGATTCCCCCCAGTAAAGCAGTAGTTTCCCGGTAGCCGAATCGACACCCGCATGCAATCCATCAGCGCCGTGAAAGTGCATCCTGGCATTCGTCTTGAGGCTCATCTTGCAAATGAGCTGGGGCAGTCGAAGAATTTTTTCAGCAAGAATAAAAAGAAGCAGTTCTCCTCCTTCTCCACTCTGTGCAAGATCGGTGAACAGCTCTTTGGCCTCATTCGTCAGGCGAACAAGCTTCTGAGTAGACTTGGTTCGAACAAACTCCTCGCTAGCTTCGCGGATTTGAGATCTAGGGATGGCGTAATCAAGAACATGTTCCGCAATACCCGCAACCAAATCAGCAATTCGAGGTCGCCCATTGCCGTCGAGTTTAAGACAGTGGCAGTGGGCTGTTACCATTGTCCCCTCGACAATTGCATGACTTTCCACGTCGTGCAGAAGCGCAGAAAGTGTAGTCTTGTCCCCTCGAGCGAGGCGAGTCAGCGCCGCCTCGAGTAGCGAGAACGAAGACTCCCCGGCCGCACTTGATTCCGCATTAGCACACGCCGATACAGCTTCAAACTCTTTGTTATCCCCTTCCACTAATGGTCCCCCTAAAAGATGACTTGCCGCCCCCAAGACCGTTTGCGCCGCAATCGTGCACGCACCAAGGCCTGTCGCTCAACTTACCTCGATCTCAGAGCAAAGCGTCTTTAATCGCCTGCCAGTTCTTGTTCTCTACCCAGGCAAAACGGCAACGACCTCCACTGCGCCTTGCCCAAAGCTCCCCGATCCGCTTTTTCTCCTTGCTATCGGAGCCGTCCGCAATATGGTCGCCCTTGTACTCAACAGCGAGGAATACCCCAGACTTCATTTTCACAACGAAGTCTGGATAGAACTTGTCCGACGCGGTCTGCAACCAGAAAGAGGTTGGCTTCTTCTCGACGTTCCGTACCCACCATTCGACATCTGCAAGTTGGTTGGCGATGAACTCGGCACACTCAAACTCTTCGCCCTTGGCCTTTAGATTCCCGATGACCGGGAAGAAATGGCGCTTCAAGGGAATAAATCCGGCGTAAGGAATGTCGTAGGCGTACCGGCCCTGCTCGAACACCACTGCGTGCTCATCTCGGATCTCAAACCGGCTATCGTCTCCCAGCAAATCCTCAAAGACCCTCTGTTTCGCGAGCTTCAGCCCGGCGACCATTTTGCGCTCCAAGGCACCTCTGAGTCGGAATTTGCGGTACGCCAGTTCGTCCAATGTGAAGCTGCGCGACTCCATCAAGTAGGTCACCGCTGCATTCAGCCAGGCCGCTTTCTGAGGGCCATCTGCATAGGGGAAATAGATGTTCCGATCCAGCCAATGCACCAGATCGGTAGCTTCCCAGCCTTGTTCATGCCCGAACAGCGCGAACTGGCTATCCAGCCGGTCATAGACATCGCACTCAATCCTCTCAAGCTGGGAAATGCTCAAGGACGCGCGGCGCATCGCCTCTACGTCATGAGCAAACTCGGCTTCGGTCAGCTTGCAGTCGAACTCGTCAATCTCCCAGTCCGCGTCAAGAAGCGGCGTCTCATCGAAAACGTCAAAGAAACCTAGCTGGTTGAACGTCAAAAGAGGTACAGAGGCAGACTGGCCAAGTTCCGCTGGGGTCTTCTGGCGAGCAGGCGGCGCCGCTCTCACAGCCATCTGAGTATCCAATTGCTCCCGAACTGATTTGGCCACATCGGGCTGCTTGAAGGTTTCCGCAATTTGCTTGAGCTGGGCGGCCGTCACCGATCCTTTCACCGTCAAGGTGCCAGCTTCCGGGGATAGCTCCACCTTGTCTCGCACTGATTTCGGCAATGCCGCAATCGCGTCCTCGTCGGGCATCGCAACCGTATCGCCGACCTCCGGTAAGGGAATAGTGAGGTCGAGCTCGTTAGCGAACAGGCCTCCAAGCTCCCCATTATCCTCATCCTGGGTGCGAATCAGATCTTTGGTTTCGAGCCGCTCGAACCCGCTCTGCACGAGACCATCCTTGAGGTTCTGAACGGTGGCAGCAAGTTCGTTCGAAACTACGTAGGCATAGCTTCGATTCAGGGCCTCTTGCTGCTTCCTGGACACGTGCGGCATCCGCAGTACGCGTCCCAGCACTTGCTCGACCGCAGTGGCCGATGTCGTATTTCGGAACGAGAACAGGACGTAGGCGTAGGGGCAGTCCCACCCTTCACGCAGCTTATCTACCGTGATTATGAACTGCGGATAATCCGGGTCGCCAAGCTTTTTGCCGCTCAGTTCATCCAAAGCGCCGGTCGCAATGGCAATCGAGTCAGCCGGAATGTTGAAATCGTCTATGAGGTGCTGACGCACCCGATCCGGCGTGAAGGTTTCGCGATCTTGAACTTTGCGCTCAGCCTGGATCAACATCACTACTGGGCTGATGACTTCGCCAGTGAGCTGTTGTTCCTCCGCTGCCGCCTTCTCAAGCTGTCGCAAGCGAGCGATCGCCTCAGTCAAGGAGACACGCCATTCCGGATGGATTGCCAGCTCCAACGGCAGCTTCAGCATGTTCTCGGCTTGAAGGGTTGCGGCGGAAACGCTGCGCAACACGTTGGATGGCTGGCTTGCGCGGTCTGGGGTTGCGGTGAGCTCAAGGATGCACGAGGGATTCAACCGAATCAGGGTATCGACCGCAAGCGGTGTTCCCTGGTTATGGGCCTCGTCCACGATGATGTAAGGACGCCGTAGTCGAATCACATCAAGGAGTGAGCAGTCCCCTTTTTGCGCACTGGAGGCACCCTCAAAATGAGGCATCAACGCTCCGTTCTGCCGGTACACTCGAAGCCCATCAGCCGTGTCGCGCTTAAAGCTCTGCATCGTCGCAACGATGATGGTGTTGCCGGTATTGAGTGTGGCTGGCTGGGCGTACAGCGCCTCGTCAATGTCAAGGACGTGAACTGAGCCAAAAAGCTCCCGCATGTCCGCATGCAGCAGCTCCCCCTTGGTTTTTAGGGCATACAGCGTTTGCTCACGAATTGGGTCTGATGGCACCAGCCAAAGTATCACCGAGTGATCGGTGGCCAAAAACGATTCGTTGACGCGTTTGATCGACTGGCCCGCAATGCGAGTCTTACCCCCGCCTGTGGGCACGCGCAAACATACGTAAGGCACGTCATCCACCCCGGGAAGTGGATGGTATTGCAACGTATGGCCGAAGAAAGCAGCAGTACTCTCAGCGAATGCAGACGCAGGACTCTTGAGCTCCCGAGTGCGAGCCAAAAAACCTGATAAGGCATCTAGGAGCTTCTCTTGATAATCCTTGAGGTTATTATTTAGAACCATGTTTTAACCGCCAATTCATAGGGGAGCTGGTGGAAGGTTATGCCAAGTTTTGCCAGCTTTGATTTGTCGAAGCGAGTACGGGCTCCATAGACAACTTTTGGCCCATCAAACCCAGAAAGCACCTCATTTAGATAAGCCAATGACCGGCCATTAAGGACATTGCCTCCGTCCTCCGAGCTATCCTTCAGGATACCGTTATAGAGCAAGAAGATAGCCCGCCCCTTGTGCGTGCCAAGGTAGGGGGTGCGATGTTGTGCAATGATCAGCGCAGATTCCGCAAGTCCAACTCCGGTCTCCATAAACCATACAAATTCCGCTAGCTGGTCGTAGGATACGGTTGAGCGTATTTTTCCATCAGCTTGGAATAAGGGCTCCTCCGATAGGCGGAAATACTGAAAGCCTCCACCCAGGCCAGGAACCGGCGTCTTCTTCTTTCCAACCAGAGGGGTATACCCCTCAATTGCCTTTTTGATCCGCGTCCTTGTTTTGGTTTCTGCCGTGTTACTGTCGATCTCAACCAAAATGAAATTTAGTGGCTTTTTCAAATGTTGGTTCTTGCGGAGCACCGCGTGCGCCGTCGTTCCAGAACCGCCAAAGCTATCCAAGACGATGTCGCCAGGCTCGGTAACCATCCCAACCAAATCAGCAATTACCTCTGAGTCCTTTGGAAATGGAAAAGCCCCTGCGCCTAATAAGGACTCCACTTCCAGAGTCGCAGCCCTTCCATCCTTATAGAAAACGCTCATCATTGGCTCCTCGTCGATCTCGAAGAGGTAGCTCTTTCGATTAGGAATAGTCGTATGGTCCTTACCGAAATGAATTCGTGGGGGATCGTCGGCTAGAGCCGCCTTTGTGGTGTCTTCCTCCCAGCGCCACCCAGTTGAAGGCATTGCGCACGGCTGCTGGGTAGTCGGATGCAGTATGGGGTATCTAGGTCTATTTTCCCGACCGTCATCTGGCCCAGCGAAATCAGCCGCGAAGTAGAGGCCGCGCTTGTCGGACCAGTTGTAGTGTTTATGCGCCTTCCTAGGATCCGTTTTTGGCATCGCGCGATACCAAGCCATCATCTCCTTACGGATAATGGTGTGGTCATCGCCATGCTTCTTTCGCAGGTCATCATAAAACTCTAAAACCTCTTCAACACCAGGCTTCTTACGCCTCCATTTGACTTTGCGAGCTTTCAGTAAAGACTTGTTTCGAGCGAAAGCCACAATGTATTCATGGGTCACAGATACAAGCTTTGAGTCGCCCTTCTTACCTTTTTCCCAAACGATGGTAGCGACCTCGTTGCCTGTCCCAAATATCTCACGCATGAGAGCTTGCAGGTTTCCAAGCTCGTTATCATCAATAGAAACGAAAATTGCGCCGTCTTCCCGCAGAAACTGCTTAAGAAGCACCAGGCGGGGATACATCATGCACAACCACCGATCATGACGATCTAAGGTTTCCCCTTCTTTGCCTACAACCTCTCCAAGCCATTTCCTTATCTCAGGGCTGTTCACATTGTCGTTGTAGACCCAACCCTCATTCCCCGTGTTGTAGGGCGGGTCAATGTAGATGCATTTGACCTGCCCTGCATACCGAGGCAGCAGCGCTTTCAATGCATGGAGATTGTCTCCTTGGACAATTAAATTTCCGCTTTCCGCATCACCACACGACAGGTCAGGTACTGATTCCAACAAACGGAATGGCACCTCCTTGTGATGAGTTTCAACAGCCTCTTTCCCAATCCAGTTCAATGTTGGCATTCAATATCTCAACTTTTGTCTTTCTGATTATGTTCCCTCGGGTCTTCCGTCACCGTGAGCCCATGCGTCTCCGCGTAGGCAAGGACCAAGACCTCGATCATCGATGCGATTGACCGGTGCTCCCTGTCCGCCGCGGCACGCAAGAGACGCTTGATGTCGCTCGACGTCCTAATCGACAAGGTTTCATCCTTTAACCGTTTCATCAGTGAGTCCTCAATTCCATGTACTGCAAATGTAGTACATTTCCTACAGGAAGGCCACATACTTTCCATGTAAACAAGGATTCTGCGGCCCCGGGCACGAATCTTCAGGCCTCTGACGCAGAAATGCCGCCTTAGAAGGCGGCATCTTGTTTTTTTAACAATGCAACTTGACGGTCAGTCGCCACCTTGCCACTTAGGCTTTTGCGGACGTGGACCAAAAGCCTGTTGCATGACTACTGCTTCGCCAGTAGCGGTTGGCAACATGACGGACTTGTGAACAGGGGCCACGTTTGCAAACTGTTCAATCAAAGCTTCCTGGCCGGGTTGTTGTGCGATTACTGCCTCATAGGCAAATCGACAAGTCTGGGCGTTTACGTAATGCACCCAGCCCTGGTCGGGGGCCTCTCCATACAGCAACCCTTGGGCATCGAAGCTTTTCTTGTGCTCTGGGCTGCCGATCAGCACGAGGGTCGGACTGACAGGAAACTGAAGGATGAATGGTCCGCCGGGCTTGATCG containing:
- a CDS encoding ShlB/FhaC/HecB family hemolysin secretion/activation protein, which translates into the protein MICGVASSAAALAQSVPDAVLRGTEIQRRQEQEVDAQRARAAERPDVLSAPAPDAARGLVLPAETPCFLLREVIWDGAKPPQSLARAAAVVVGQCVGGKGLRALQEYLINLLIDNGQVTARVVVPEQSLAAGTLTLRYLPGRISAVKGKGAIGWWRTALPTGPGGELNQRDLDQALENIRRLGSQADAAIDIAPGPELGDSDILIKPGTGKRWHGYVGGDNGGMDSVGKYQVNAGLTLDSPLFLYDQLSVSWNSNARWRDANSNTRAASVNYSVPFGYWSVFAGASKSTYRQTVAGFEEPIIYGGTTKQLQAGVSMVPYRGTAYKGNLSVMLLRKRTDSTLNDVPIDVQRRDVTGYEINYGHRHYVGQAVLDIGGGVRGTLPQFSDQPGYVYGDPDWNGRSTIYTANAGLYLPFKVADQPFAYQANWQIQHAKTAIVPADYFTIGNRYAVRGFDGQMTLAAEDGWTLRNDLSLNLEGLTGLSGQQLYTGVDVGRVGGPSAAYLSGRTLVGAVAGVRGRLSLPGVASVVNASYDLSAGWPLKKPESLKTASTVFAMALMFEF
- a CDS encoding HamA C-terminal domain-containing protein — protein: MEGDNKEFEAVSACANAESSAAGESSFSLLEAALTRLARGDKTTLSALLHDVESHAIVEGTMVTAHCHCLKLDGNGRPRIADLVAGIAEHVLDYAIPRSQIREASEEFVRTKSTQKLVRLTNEAKELFTDLAQSGEGGELLLFILAEKILRLPQLICKMSLKTNARMHFHGADGLHAGVDSATGKLLLYWGESKIYGDITSAVRECLASVAPMLTEHSASQRDLHLLQRHADLDDSQLEDALKKFLDPDSESFNSLEFRGLCLVGFDCDVYPQGPSTAVASELAKQIAATLPTWKEHVKKRIDEESLGAFSMHFLFVPFPSAEDFRQLLRKQLGLQPQGELNGAKSSTPSKKEARPKKGRREVLTPEMPVNPPRTPKQRRTPSGTA
- a CDS encoding DEAD/DEAH box helicase, with the translated sequence MALRDLGSWLLEVPGFLRQSDNVVIDSACDELGLRFTRCEEHRDITHDWGYLLLAASFLAQSEKGASQIAALLIAQACLCNENPTEVQRDSAALILDTLANHPAIELAVQRNLLRPLFQSRLPGVARLDYFRRTYEQSITVQNEKSLRVNAFQKRLWEEVQSHDWVSVSAPTSAGKSFILARWICDLMRSFSVGTVVYLVPTRALISQVERDLRNLLASEGLGEVSVSALPLFKADDRADFIKRRVFVFTQERLHILLSIQPELTVQALIVDEAHKVGDRQRGVLLQDVIERLSSTSPAIRVLFASPMTSNPELLMADAREGTSKKSVTSEYATVIQNLFWVTQRLYKPKVWDVSLCMADRSVLLGEIELSSRPSAESKRLSFLAHAVGGDSQGNVVYVNGAADAEKAAGQLYDLIGTDVEGDSKKDLQALIELAQHGVHKKFSLVTCLRRGVAFHYGNMPLLIREEIERLFSVGTIKYLVCTSTLIEGVNMACRNVFMRGPTKGRGHPLSSEDFWNLAGRAGRWGKEFQGNIFCIDPDRKDLWGEDGPPRKRTRQPIQRTTDVVLSDPAELIEFIRERAPLDKAKRHPELEYVFSYLAGAHVRYEGLRNAPWSDRYPPDTLDQLAETVKQAVHGLAIWPEIISRNPGISPFALDELLQYFRERQGDVEELLPADPSSNDAAKVYAAIFGRLCRRACPNLGPEGGRAFMLALLVTRWMRGFPLARLIEERINYLKSKGNLPSDATEIRSVMNEVEQIARFEAPRGLSCYCDVLKQHLLEIGREDLIEQLPQFNVFLELGVSQQTQISLIGIGLSRTSTIAVSELITADTLSESEVLQWLIDNEELWRNFSLPALVKKEIERVLAQRNFAT
- a CDS encoding DEAD/DEAH box helicase gives rise to the protein MVLNNNLKDYQEKLLDALSGFLARTRELKSPASAFAESTAAFFGHTLQYHPLPGVDDVPYVCLRVPTGGGKTRIAGQSIKRVNESFLATDHSVILWLVPSDPIREQTLYALKTKGELLHADMRELFGSVHVLDIDEALYAQPATLNTGNTIIVATMQSFKRDTADGLRVYRQNGALMPHFEGASSAQKGDCSLLDVIRLRRPYIIVDEAHNQGTPLAVDTLIRLNPSCILELTATPDRASQPSNVLRSVSAATLQAENMLKLPLELAIHPEWRVSLTEAIARLRQLEKAAAEEQQLTGEVISPVVMLIQAERKVQDRETFTPDRVRQHLIDDFNIPADSIAIATGALDELSGKKLGDPDYPQFIITVDKLREGWDCPYAYVLFSFRNTTSATAVEQVLGRVLRMPHVSRKQQEALNRSYAYVVSNELAATVQNLKDGLVQSGFERLETKDLIRTQDEDNGELGGLFANELDLTIPLPEVGDTVAMPDEDAIAALPKSVRDKVELSPEAGTLTVKGSVTAAQLKQIAETFKQPDVAKSVREQLDTQMAVRAAPPARQKTPAELGQSASVPLLTFNQLGFFDVFDETPLLDADWEIDEFDCKLTEAEFAHDVEAMRRASLSISQLERIECDVYDRLDSQFALFGHEQGWEATDLVHWLDRNIYFPYADGPQKAAWLNAAVTYLMESRSFTLDELAYRKFRLRGALERKMVAGLKLAKQRVFEDLLGDDSRFEIRDEHAVVFEQGRYAYDIPYAGFIPLKRHFFPVIGNLKAKGEEFECAEFIANQLADVEWWVRNVEKKPTSFWLQTASDKFYPDFVVKMKSGVFLAVEYKGDHIADGSDSKEKKRIGELWARRSGGRCRFAWVENKNWQAIKDALL
- a CDS encoding DNA internalization-related competence protein ComEC/Rec2, encoding MFNRSGITHLVSISGMHVTSIAGIAGVLVAAAWRRARWRGVGLAEFTPSRVAGGAAAAVVALLYCLLAGWGVPARRTFFMLSVVLAAAMSRLPLTAGRVLACAGAGVVALDPWAPLSAGFWLSFGAVAILLRIADLPFDAEAGWRQRWASRLAQATRLQLLVTLGLTPLLAFLVYQVSVGSPLANAVAIPSVTFIVTPLALLCAALSVLPGGQAAAAWAAQVGLAAFDATMVPVVWVGNADWASFAVAAAPWPWLLLAVAGMVWALQARGWPARQLGWVCMLPLLCWRPDKPEPGHWRMSALDVGQGSAILVETATQTLLFDAGPRHYGGSDAGERVLAPFMQARGITALDVLVLSHADQDHVGGARAVLAAVPVRLSYASFDVAAFVRRDASVWPVAGPVSGKVPLRAPGQAAPGALPTLPDRMLRCRRDDAWEVDGVRFTFLHPANGGSGAPADKNADSCVLRVQGASHALLLTGDIGVAQERALVARGVERADVVLAPHHGSASSSGRDWVRAVQATHAIAQAGHLNRFRHPAPAVERRWLRAGAAFWRSDRDGAVMAESSARGLRVWSQRVEGARYWHGR